A stretch of Monomorium pharaonis isolate MP-MQ-018 chromosome 7, ASM1337386v2, whole genome shotgun sequence DNA encodes these proteins:
- the LOC105835909 gene encoding myosin light chain alkali isoform X1 → MADLGSKDVERAEFAFSIYDDDGTNVIDAVNLGNVLRALNLNPTNATIEKLGGTKKKGEKKMKLDEFLPIFSQCKKDKEQGCFEDFLECLKLYDKQENGMMLSAELSHTLLSLGERLTDVECETVLKDCMDPEDEDGFIPYAPFLRRLCERAAATEDNE, encoded by the exons ATG GCAGACCTCGGCAGCAAGGATGTTGAAA GGGCAGAATTCGCCTTCTCCATTTACGACGATGACGGCACGAACGTCATCGATGCGGTTAATCTTGGCAACGTCCTTCGCGCGTTGAACTTGAACCCCACGAACGCCACTATCGAGAAGTTGGGAGGCACGAAGAAGAAGGgcgaaaagaaaatgaaactGGACGAATTTCTGCCTATCTTCAGCCAATGCAAAAAGGACAAGGAACAGGGATGCTTCGAGGACTTCCTCGAGTGTTTGAAGCTGTATGATAAACAGGAAAATGGAATGATGCTCAGCGCGGAATTGTCTCACACACTTCTGTCACTTG GTGAACGTCTCACTGACGTGGAATGCGAAACGGTACTGAAGGATTGCATGGATCCAGAAGACGAAGATGGTTTCATCCCCTATGCTC CGTTCCTTCGTAGACTGTGTGAGAGGGCGGCGGCAACAGAAGACAACGAATAG
- the LOC105835909 gene encoding myosin light chain alkali isoform X2, whose protein sequence is MADLGSKDVERAEFAFSIYDDDGTNVIDAVNLGNVLRALNLNPTNATIEKLGGTKKKGEKKMKLDEFLPIFSQCKKDKEQGCFEDFLECLKLYDKQENGMMLSAELSHTLLSLGERLTDVECETVLKDCMDPEDEDGFIPYAPFLKKMMVLL, encoded by the exons ATG GCAGACCTCGGCAGCAAGGATGTTGAAA GGGCAGAATTCGCCTTCTCCATTTACGACGATGACGGCACGAACGTCATCGATGCGGTTAATCTTGGCAACGTCCTTCGCGCGTTGAACTTGAACCCCACGAACGCCACTATCGAGAAGTTGGGAGGCACGAAGAAGAAGGgcgaaaagaaaatgaaactGGACGAATTTCTGCCTATCTTCAGCCAATGCAAAAAGGACAAGGAACAGGGATGCTTCGAGGACTTCCTCGAGTGTTTGAAGCTGTATGATAAACAGGAAAATGGAATGATGCTCAGCGCGGAATTGTCTCACACACTTCTGTCACTTG GTGAACGTCTCACTGACGTGGAATGCGAAACGGTACTGAAGGATTGCATGGATCCAGAAGACGAAGATGGTTTCATCCCCTATGCTC CCTTCTTGAAGAAGATGATGGTGCTGTTGTAA
- the LOC105835908 gene encoding uncharacterized protein LOC105835908 isoform X1 has product MPQIMAEAFARGLLDKIMVEVLDVVDRDAEDGKSWEQHVNEETGDARPDQGYVHGTPQADEHIHINYSKAEEIALIAKIVRDLRDIRIGDSPYVLPPSLLEKQVKCNDDAPLTNPTTDVVETQLTTRGQGDTHQIVHAEVFESPAESTEPVRLIRRKKESEAANEATNVSVGLIHQLIEDLEDKTIPVCSEDNTPSDSVSKEHIATWEEKEEQFVRTIESNAGGRHDTTTSILRDSKSIGRFRVIELKHDEELKSHSSQHVGSSREVDLEEVQLEKRGANSLSSLKPSRDEDTRTVDQILPIDDAEKRKTFGEATAKKKKKKGFGSRLRKLFRAAFGRRRKN; this is encoded by the exons ATGCCTCAAATCATGGCAGAGGCGTTCGCGAGAGGACTGCTAGACAAGATAATGGTAGAAGTTCTGGACGTTGTAGATCGCGACGCAGAGGATG GAAAATCCTGGGAACAGCACGTCAATGAGGAAACAGGCGATGCTCGGCCCGATCAGGGATATGTACACGGTACACCGCAGGCAGACGaacatatacacataaattatAGCAAGGCCGAGGAGATAGCATTGATCGCGAAGATAGTTCGCGATTTGCGCGACATACGGATCGGAGATTCGCCTTATGTACTTCCGCCTTCATTGTTGGAGAAACAG GTGAAATGCAACGACGATGCGCCGCTCACGAATCCGACAACCGATGTCGTCGAAACTCAGCTCACGACCCGAGGTCAAGGCGACACGCATCAGATTGTACACGCAGAGGTCTTCGAGTCGCCGGCTGAGTCGACGGAGCCGGTGAGATTGATTCGAAGGAAGAAGGAGAGCGAAGCGGCCAACGAGGCGACCAACGTGTCCGTCGGTCTCATACACCAGTTAATCGAGGATCTGGAGGACAAGACGATTCCGGTCTGCTCCGAAGACAATACTCCTTCAGACTCGGTCAGTAAGGAACACATTGCCACTTGGGAGGAGAAAGAAGAGCAATTCGTTAGGACTATCGAGAGCAATGCTGGAGGCAGACACGATACTACAACGAGCATTCTTCGGGATAGCAAATCGATTGGCCGCTTCCGTGTCATCGAGCTAAAGCACGATGAGGAACTGAAGTCTCACTCGAGTCAACACGTAGGGTCCTCAAGGGAAGTCGACCTCGAGGAAGTTCAACTCGAGAAACGCGGCGCGAACTCGTTATCGTCGTTAAAACCATCGCGCGATGAAGACACCAGGACCGTGGATCAGATACTACCTATCGACGACGCAGAGAAGCGAAAAACGTTCGGCGAAGCGACggcgaagaagaagaagaagaaaggcTTTGGCAGCCGACTGAGGAAACTCTTCCGCGCCGCCTTCGGCCGCCGTCGGAAGAATTGA
- the LOC105835908 gene encoding uncharacterized protein LOC105835908 isoform X2 produces the protein MTGEERAIYPSRNLPFVLQGKSWEQHVNEETGDARPDQGYVHGTPQADEHIHINYSKAEEIALIAKIVRDLRDIRIGDSPYVLPPSLLEKQVKCNDDAPLTNPTTDVVETQLTTRGQGDTHQIVHAEVFESPAESTEPVRLIRRKKESEAANEATNVSVGLIHQLIEDLEDKTIPVCSEDNTPSDSVSKEHIATWEEKEEQFVRTIESNAGGRHDTTTSILRDSKSIGRFRVIELKHDEELKSHSSQHVGSSREVDLEEVQLEKRGANSLSSLKPSRDEDTRTVDQILPIDDAEKRKTFGEATAKKKKKKGFGSRLRKLFRAAFGRRRKN, from the exons ATGACTGGCGAAGAACGCGCAATTTACCCTTCCCGTAATTTACCCTTCGTGTTACAGG GAAAATCCTGGGAACAGCACGTCAATGAGGAAACAGGCGATGCTCGGCCCGATCAGGGATATGTACACGGTACACCGCAGGCAGACGaacatatacacataaattatAGCAAGGCCGAGGAGATAGCATTGATCGCGAAGATAGTTCGCGATTTGCGCGACATACGGATCGGAGATTCGCCTTATGTACTTCCGCCTTCATTGTTGGAGAAACAG GTGAAATGCAACGACGATGCGCCGCTCACGAATCCGACAACCGATGTCGTCGAAACTCAGCTCACGACCCGAGGTCAAGGCGACACGCATCAGATTGTACACGCAGAGGTCTTCGAGTCGCCGGCTGAGTCGACGGAGCCGGTGAGATTGATTCGAAGGAAGAAGGAGAGCGAAGCGGCCAACGAGGCGACCAACGTGTCCGTCGGTCTCATACACCAGTTAATCGAGGATCTGGAGGACAAGACGATTCCGGTCTGCTCCGAAGACAATACTCCTTCAGACTCGGTCAGTAAGGAACACATTGCCACTTGGGAGGAGAAAGAAGAGCAATTCGTTAGGACTATCGAGAGCAATGCTGGAGGCAGACACGATACTACAACGAGCATTCTTCGGGATAGCAAATCGATTGGCCGCTTCCGTGTCATCGAGCTAAAGCACGATGAGGAACTGAAGTCTCACTCGAGTCAACACGTAGGGTCCTCAAGGGAAGTCGACCTCGAGGAAGTTCAACTCGAGAAACGCGGCGCGAACTCGTTATCGTCGTTAAAACCATCGCGCGATGAAGACACCAGGACCGTGGATCAGATACTACCTATCGACGACGCAGAGAAGCGAAAAACGTTCGGCGAAGCGACggcgaagaagaagaagaagaaaggcTTTGGCAGCCGACTGAGGAAACTCTTCCGCGCCGCCTTCGGCCGCCGTCGGAAGAATTGA